Proteins encoded in a region of the Halodesulfovibrio marinisediminis DSM 17456 genome:
- a CDS encoding carbohydrate kinase family protein, translating into MATYVFGSIAYDRIMNFDGKFADHILPDKIHMLNVCFFIERLEEKLGGTAGNIAHSLAMLGEKPTVLSTVGKDFDRYKKVMEEQNLPLDGIRVVDDLFTASAHITTDQSDNQITGFHPGAMIHPCNYEFPTLSKENDIAIIAPGNKDDMMNLPKYFREKGIRYIFDPGQQITIFSGEEMLECIEGAYMLVSNDYELELIKNATGLSKEKLLKKCDYIITTLAENGSRIDNGSPVEVGIAKPTKVVDPTGCGDAFRAGLLKGIINGKSVEEAAKLGAVSASFCVEHYGTREHTFTQEEFDARYAEAFGA; encoded by the coding sequence ATGGCAACTTATGTATTCGGCTCTATCGCCTATGACCGCATTATGAACTTCGACGGCAAATTTGCTGACCACATTCTCCCTGACAAAATTCACATGCTCAACGTGTGCTTCTTCATCGAACGTCTGGAAGAAAAACTTGGCGGTACCGCAGGAAACATTGCCCATTCTCTCGCAATGCTCGGCGAAAAACCAACCGTTCTTTCCACCGTTGGTAAGGATTTTGACCGTTACAAAAAAGTGATGGAAGAACAGAATCTGCCACTCGACGGCATCCGCGTTGTGGACGACCTCTTTACTGCAAGTGCTCATATTACAACAGACCAGAGCGATAACCAAATCACCGGTTTCCATCCCGGTGCAATGATTCACCCATGTAACTACGAGTTCCCGACCCTTTCTAAGGAAAATGACATTGCGATCATTGCACCGGGCAACAAAGATGACATGATGAATCTGCCTAAGTACTTCCGAGAAAAAGGCATTCGCTACATTTTTGATCCGGGCCAGCAGATCACCATCTTCTCCGGTGAGGAAATGCTTGAGTGCATCGAAGGAGCATACATGCTCGTATCTAATGACTACGAACTTGAGCTCATCAAAAACGCTACCGGTCTCTCAAAAGAAAAACTTCTCAAGAAATGTGACTACATCATCACCACTCTTGCTGAAAACGGCTCCCGTATCGACAACGGCAGCCCAGTAGAAGTTGGTATTGCAAAACCTACTAAAGTAGTAGACCCAACCGGTTGTGGCGATGCATTCCGAGCAGGTCTCCTCAAAGGTATCATCAACGGTAAGTCCGTAGAAGAAGCTGCAAAACTCGGTGCTGTGAGTGCAAGTTTCTGTGTAGAACACTACGGAACCCGTGAACACACCTTCACACAGGAAGAATTTGACGCTCGCTATGCTGAGGCATTCGGCGCTTAA
- a CDS encoding SMR family transporter: MINALLWILSSIGLDIAANWAIKRSKGFSIKRWGILSILLVIGAFLMLKPALSYFHLSVAYALWGVGGIAGSFIVDRVIFHVHLSPRIIPPILLMILGIILINVTTPPVH, translated from the coding sequence ATGATTAATGCCTTACTCTGGATTCTCAGCTCCATAGGATTAGACATTGCCGCCAACTGGGCTATTAAACGCTCCAAAGGCTTTTCCATAAAACGCTGGGGCATACTTTCCATTCTGCTTGTAATCGGTGCATTTTTAATGCTTAAGCCAGCGTTGTCGTATTTCCATCTTTCTGTTGCATACGCACTATGGGGAGTAGGTGGCATTGCGGGTAGCTTTATTGTTGATCGAGTCATTTTTCATGTGCATCTCAGTCCACGCATAATTCCACCGATCCTGCTTATGATTCTCGGAATCATACTTATTAACGTCACCACACCACCAGTGCACTAA
- the cutA gene encoding divalent-cation tolerance protein CutA, with translation MSFLVYMTAPTPEEARSIGKELVSQNLAACINIFPNVESIYTWENEVQSAHEVVLIAKTSEDKVTALTKRVRELHSYDVPCILSVPITGGNPDFLSWIEHETR, from the coding sequence ATGTCTTTTCTCGTGTATATGACGGCTCCCACTCCTGAAGAAGCACGGTCTATCGGCAAGGAACTTGTCTCACAAAACCTCGCCGCATGTATCAACATTTTTCCCAACGTGGAGTCAATCTACACTTGGGAAAACGAAGTGCAATCAGCACATGAAGTAGTTTTGATTGCAAAGACCTCGGAAGATAAGGTAACCGCGCTCACCAAACGAGTACGAGAACTCCATAGCTACGACGTCCCATGTATATTGTCTGTACCAATCACGGGCGGAAATCCTGATTTTTTGTCCTGGATTGAACACGAAACCCGCTAG
- a CDS encoding histidinol phosphate phosphatase domain-containing protein, translating into MIDLHVHTSLSTGMQTPAAAMRFAKAAGYRAIAFTEHVDATNMQWVLESLLPMIRNYSLYSGIDLYAGVELTHIPPQLIPDSIAEARDIGAQIVCVHGQTIADIVDEGTNLAAIEGGADYLAHPGLITEQEATLAAEKNVYLEITARAEHALTNGHVAQLAKLTGAPLILNNGGYKGYDFINKDRRRAIALGAGMSKDQYQQTENNSRMIVSKMMMR; encoded by the coding sequence ATGATTGACCTTCACGTTCATACTTCTCTTAGCACTGGAATGCAGACACCTGCAGCTGCTATGCGATTTGCTAAAGCAGCAGGTTATCGTGCCATTGCTTTCACAGAACATGTGGATGCCACCAATATGCAATGGGTGCTGGAAAGCCTTCTTCCAATGATCCGCAACTATTCTCTCTATTCCGGCATTGATCTCTACGCCGGGGTGGAACTTACACATATCCCTCCGCAACTTATTCCAGATTCGATTGCAGAAGCTCGAGATATAGGAGCACAGATCGTATGTGTACACGGACAAACTATAGCCGATATTGTGGATGAAGGGACAAACCTTGCTGCAATTGAAGGCGGTGCAGACTATCTTGCCCACCCTGGTCTTATTACAGAACAGGAAGCTACGCTCGCTGCAGAAAAGAACGTGTATCTTGAAATCACAGCACGAGCAGAACATGCACTGACAAACGGTCACGTTGCCCAATTAGCAAAGCTTACAGGAGCTCCGCTAATTCTTAATAACGGTGGATACAAGGGATATGACTTTATCAATAAAGACAGACGGCGCGCCATTGCTCTTGGTGCGGGGATGTCTAAAGATCAATATCAACAGACAGAAAACAATTCACGCATGATCGTTTCAAAAATGATGATGCGGTAA
- a CDS encoding amidohydrolase family protein produces MNSAQTFLISTLIFLLALSATPVFAGQSRSANEKKTQAFYETIRSNPLTLRGFVSGMPKGGDLRVRLRESIYPEDYLQLAQKENYCITLPTYYAVPPLRGVCPPGTASAKKFFESEENYLTAINRLSTASFNSKQNFFSLDNITPDQFGFLLGAVVENAVYQHLDYLEVLMPWFPPKLKKRAANTDWKGTTKQMYAALSPIAAMESIEKEKARFNSLMAGTQNYLPTQQDKSVLVRMIASVDRTQPPSVVFTQLIYAFKTVVADPHFVGVALTGDEDHPIALRDYALQIEMLNFLKNMKEFSNVETIITAGYLDFGRVQPTQFKNRIRMAVTKGNATRISHGSAIMYENNPFELLKTLSEQKIPVEIALTSEETVRSISATDNPFPVLNQYNVPVVVVTESGGLTRIDITNEYTRAAHDYNLSYTDLKTLIRNSLEYSLLPGKSLWKNTTPYIMGDECSDSLTNKETGICQKLLTESPKARMQWDLETEFVEFERKFSSQ; encoded by the coding sequence ATGAATTCTGCTCAAACATTTCTTATCTCTACCTTGATATTTCTACTTGCACTTTCGGCCACTCCTGTCTTTGCGGGACAATCACGATCAGCAAACGAAAAAAAGACACAAGCTTTTTATGAGACTATCCGTTCTAACCCACTTACCCTTCGAGGCTTTGTTTCCGGCATGCCCAAAGGCGGTGACTTACGTGTTCGATTAAGAGAATCTATCTACCCAGAAGACTATTTGCAGCTTGCTCAAAAAGAAAACTACTGTATCACTCTTCCAACCTATTACGCGGTACCACCATTAAGGGGGGTCTGCCCTCCGGGAACCGCTTCTGCGAAAAAGTTTTTTGAGTCTGAAGAAAATTACCTGACTGCCATTAACAGACTCTCTACTGCTTCATTTAATTCAAAACAAAATTTTTTTTCCCTCGATAATATCACCCCTGATCAGTTTGGTTTTCTGCTTGGTGCTGTTGTTGAAAATGCAGTCTACCAGCACCTTGATTATCTTGAAGTACTGATGCCTTGGTTCCCGCCCAAGCTTAAAAAAAGAGCAGCCAATACAGACTGGAAAGGCACAACAAAACAAATGTATGCGGCACTTTCTCCAATTGCAGCTATGGAATCTATAGAAAAAGAAAAAGCCCGCTTTAATTCACTCATGGCAGGAACCCAAAACTACCTGCCGACACAACAAGATAAATCAGTCTTAGTTCGCATGATTGCCAGCGTAGACCGTACACAGCCTCCGTCTGTAGTTTTTACTCAGCTCATTTATGCATTTAAAACTGTCGTGGCAGATCCTCATTTCGTCGGCGTTGCACTTACTGGAGACGAGGATCACCCTATTGCTCTGCGTGACTACGCACTGCAAATTGAAATGCTGAACTTCCTGAAGAACATGAAAGAATTTTCAAACGTTGAGACTATCATCACAGCAGGCTACCTTGATTTTGGTAGGGTTCAACCAACACAGTTTAAAAACCGAATCCGCATGGCTGTAACCAAAGGTAATGCAACACGCATCAGCCACGGTTCTGCTATTATGTATGAAAACAACCCGTTTGAATTATTGAAGACACTCTCTGAACAAAAAATCCCTGTTGAAATTGCTCTCACAAGTGAAGAAACAGTGCGCTCAATATCAGCAACTGATAATCCGTTCCCTGTTCTAAACCAATACAATGTTCCTGTAGTAGTTGTGACCGAAAGTGGTGGATTAACACGTATTGATATTACTAACGAATACACTCGTGCAGCTCATGACTACAACCTTTCCTACACCGACCTTAAGACACTGATCCGTAACAGCCTTGAATACAGTCTGCTTCCAGGGAAAAGCCTCTGGAAAAATACAACCCCTTACATAATGGGGGACGAGTGTAGCGATTCCCTGACGAACAAGGAAACGGGAATCTGCCAAAAACTACTTACTGAAAGTCCAAAAGCTCGTATGCAATGGGATCTTGAAACTGAATTTGTCGAGTTTGAACGCAAATTCAGCTCTCAATAA
- the nth gene encoding endonuclease III — protein MRKKERALEMLARLHKRYPTKTTHLHFTTVWELFVATVLSAQCTDERVNKVTPMLFERWPTPYELAEAEVQDVEEVVRSTGFYRNKAKNIVAAAKRVVEVYNGEIPKTSKELTTLAGAARKTANVVLWNGYGINEGIAIDTHVKRIVFRLGLTKETNPTIVEKDLLPLFPREEWGFVNHMLVSFGRDVCIARSPQCDVCEMEEFCPKKGLRSRTDKS, from the coding sequence ATGCGTAAAAAAGAAAGAGCGCTTGAAATGCTGGCGCGATTACATAAGCGATATCCAACTAAAACTACCCACCTACACTTCACAACAGTTTGGGAACTCTTTGTAGCTACGGTTTTGTCAGCCCAATGTACTGATGAGCGGGTGAATAAAGTTACACCGATGTTGTTTGAGCGTTGGCCAACCCCTTATGAACTGGCGGAAGCAGAGGTTCAGGACGTAGAAGAGGTTGTACGTTCCACTGGCTTTTACCGCAATAAGGCAAAGAATATTGTTGCTGCTGCAAAGAGAGTTGTGGAGGTGTATAACGGAGAAATTCCAAAAACTTCTAAAGAGCTCACCACGCTTGCAGGGGCTGCAAGAAAAACTGCAAACGTTGTTTTGTGGAATGGGTATGGCATCAACGAAGGGATTGCGATTGATACCCATGTAAAGCGTATAGTTTTTCGTCTTGGGTTAACAAAAGAAACTAATCCGACCATTGTAGAAAAAGACTTGCTTCCGTTATTTCCAAGGGAAGAGTGGGGCTTTGTAAATCATATGCTGGTTTCTTTCGGGCGTGATGTATGTATTGCCCGAAGCCCACAATGTGATGTTTGCGAAATGGAAGAGTTTTGCCCTAAAAAAGGTTTACGCAGTCGTACGGATAAATCTTAA
- the rbr gene encoding rubrerythrin produces MSKLKGTKTEKNILTAFAGESQARNRYDYFAGVANKEGYVQVSKIFEETAMQEKAHAKRLFKFLEGGEAQITAAFPAGIIGDTITNLKESAAGERHEYMEMYPEFAEIAEQECFPVVAAAMRSIATAEKHHEHRYLELMNTIENGDVFKKAKPVVWRCINCGFVHEGLTAPEVCPACDHPQKYFEVRLEKWFMP; encoded by the coding sequence ATGAGCAAGCTTAAGGGAACAAAAACAGAGAAGAACATCTTAACAGCGTTTGCTGGTGAGTCTCAGGCTCGTAACCGTTACGACTACTTTGCAGGGGTTGCAAATAAAGAAGGCTATGTTCAGGTCTCTAAAATTTTTGAAGAAACAGCTATGCAGGAAAAAGCTCATGCTAAGCGTTTGTTCAAATTCTTAGAAGGTGGCGAAGCTCAAATTACAGCAGCATTTCCGGCAGGGATTATTGGTGACACCATTACCAACCTGAAAGAGTCCGCTGCTGGTGAACGTCATGAGTATATGGAAATGTATCCTGAGTTTGCAGAAATTGCTGAACAGGAATGTTTTCCGGTGGTTGCCGCTGCAATGCGCTCCATCGCAACAGCAGAGAAGCATCATGAACATCGTTATCTTGAGCTGATGAATACCATTGAAAATGGTGACGTATTTAAAAAAGCAAAGCCTGTTGTTTGGCGTTGCATTAACTGTGGTTTTGTTCACGAAGGCTTAACAGCTCCGGAAGTTTGCCCTGCCTGTGATCATCCGCAGAAGTACTTCGAAGTTCGTCTCGAAAAGTGGTTTATGCCATAG
- a CDS encoding DMT family transporter: protein MLRYWLFLLAAIISEIAGTTSLKAFDDIHSGRIGMVATSLFIALSYYLLSKAVIRIPLGIAYTCWEGVGLALVAMTSFFLFNEPMPPLKIIGIACVMAGLIWLHHAIRYSND, encoded by the coding sequence ATGCTCCGCTATTGGTTGTTCCTGTTAGCCGCAATAATAAGTGAAATTGCAGGGACAACATCGCTTAAAGCCTTTGATGACATCCACTCCGGACGGATAGGTATGGTTGCCACCAGTTTATTTATCGCACTGTCCTACTACCTGCTGTCAAAGGCCGTAATACGAATTCCTCTTGGCATTGCCTATACTTGCTGGGAAGGCGTAGGCTTGGCTCTTGTTGCCATGACAAGCTTTTTCCTGTTCAACGAGCCTATGCCACCACTAAAGATTATCGGTATCGCCTGCGTAATGGCAGGACTTATTTGGTTGCATCACGCTATAAGGTACTCCAATGATTAA
- the miaB gene encoding tRNA (N6-isopentenyl adenosine(37)-C2)-methylthiotransferase MiaB, with amino-acid sequence MIERKFHIMTFGCQMNVNDSDWLKRTLESRGFTECENPEDASVFIVNTCSVREKPEQKVYSLLGRINVMTKGREDIIVAVGGCVAQQVGRGFFKRFKQVRLVFGTDGLSSAPQALDRLVEDPSLRMSLLDFSEEYPDRDGNWEDSETAPVSSFVNIMTGCDNFCAYCIVPYTRGRQKSRPTQAIIDECKTLLARGTKEITLLGQNVNSFGQDSHGDGTSFTELLYKIAELDGLKRLRFVTSHPKDIADEVIKAFGELDVLCPRLHLPLQSGSDAILKKMGRKYDVKKYLTIVDKLKAVRPDIQLTTDMIIGFPGETEEDFLETMRVAKIADYAQSFSFNYSDRPGTKAEMLPNKVDKKVMQDRLARYQAWQTDNTERILQSMVGKKLDILFEGVSRRPGTEGVSWQGRDVYGQLVIVTLPAGEDVTGKILPVTVTKATRHTLIAEKAGDTW; translated from the coding sequence ATGATTGAACGTAAATTTCATATAATGACGTTTGGCTGTCAAATGAACGTCAATGACTCTGACTGGCTGAAACGTACCCTTGAATCCAGAGGCTTTACGGAATGCGAAAATCCGGAAGATGCTTCTGTCTTCATCGTAAACACATGCTCTGTTCGAGAAAAGCCTGAGCAGAAAGTATACAGCCTTCTTGGGCGTATCAATGTTATGACCAAAGGTCGCGAAGACATTATCGTCGCAGTTGGCGGTTGTGTTGCGCAACAAGTAGGCCGTGGATTCTTTAAACGGTTCAAACAGGTACGCCTTGTTTTTGGTACTGATGGACTTTCTTCTGCTCCACAGGCTCTTGACCGTCTTGTAGAAGACCCGTCCCTGCGCATGAGCCTGCTTGATTTCTCTGAAGAGTATCCAGATCGCGACGGAAACTGGGAAGATTCTGAGACAGCCCCAGTTTCCAGCTTCGTTAACATCATGACCGGCTGCGACAACTTCTGTGCGTACTGCATTGTTCCGTACACTCGTGGGCGCCAGAAATCCCGTCCGACACAGGCTATCATTGATGAGTGTAAAACGTTGCTCGCCCGCGGCACCAAAGAAATCACCCTGCTCGGCCAGAACGTGAACTCCTTTGGACAAGACAGCCATGGAGACGGTACTTCTTTCACTGAACTGCTGTACAAAATTGCAGAGCTGGACGGTCTCAAGCGTCTACGCTTTGTCACATCACATCCTAAAGATATTGCCGATGAAGTTATCAAGGCATTCGGTGAACTCGATGTTCTCTGTCCACGCCTTCACCTGCCGCTTCAGTCCGGCTCCGATGCCATTTTGAAAAAAATGGGGCGCAAGTACGATGTGAAAAAGTACCTCACTATTGTTGATAAGCTGAAAGCTGTCCGTCCTGACATCCAGTTAACCACTGATATGATCATCGGCTTCCCTGGTGAGACTGAAGAAGACTTCCTTGAAACCATGCGTGTTGCTAAAATTGCAGACTACGCCCAGAGCTTCTCTTTCAACTACTCCGACCGTCCAGGTACAAAAGCAGAAATGCTTCCAAATAAAGTAGACAAGAAGGTCATGCAGGACCGTCTTGCACGCTATCAAGCATGGCAGACTGATAATACTGAACGCATCCTGCAATCTATGGTAGGTAAAAAACTGGACATTCTTTTCGAAGGAGTCAGCAGGCGTCCCGGAACCGAGGGCGTGTCATGGCAAGGTCGGGATGTATATGGTCAGTTGGTGATCGTTACACTGCCAGCAGGTGAGGATGTTACAGGAAAAATTCTTCCAGTAACTGTTACCAAAGCCACAAGACACACTCTCATTGCTGAAAAGGCAGGAGACACATGGTAA
- a CDS encoding DUF4344 domain-containing metallopeptidase — MRKYHGYMFRTVAAFFVLLASCAIIFPTAATAKGKLRIVYELPEPEDVAAARMIHQSEVAEEVAQIVEEWNLLSQDVVLRFGTQIGPHFTVLHNGKLEIQIPYEFFSNTRDLFTSKKYIDQKDPITSALNTLHHAIYHELGHAVIYSQSTGIAEKMEERAVDNLSAILLISAYENGADIAASAAKAFQLLATESESTLNTKNDIRRVQEINCLIYGNNPNKYKELLADLPVNSDAICPPRFRKYHKQWEQIFNIPLPD, encoded by the coding sequence ATGCGTAAATATCATGGCTATATGTTCCGTACCGTAGCAGCTTTTTTTGTACTTCTAGCTAGTTGTGCGATTATTTTCCCAACAGCTGCGACTGCCAAAGGAAAATTACGCATCGTGTACGAACTTCCTGAACCGGAAGATGTCGCTGCGGCACGTATGATTCACCAATCTGAAGTTGCCGAAGAAGTTGCCCAGATTGTGGAAGAGTGGAATCTACTTTCGCAAGACGTAGTCTTACGCTTCGGCACGCAAATCGGCCCGCACTTTACCGTACTGCACAACGGAAAACTGGAAATTCAAATTCCCTATGAATTTTTCAGCAACACAAGAGACCTTTTTACTTCCAAAAAATATATTGACCAAAAAGATCCCATTACATCTGCATTAAACACACTACATCACGCCATATACCATGAATTAGGACATGCCGTAATATATTCTCAATCAACAGGAATTGCAGAAAAAATGGAAGAAAGAGCCGTAGACAATCTCTCGGCTATCCTTCTTATCAGCGCATACGAAAATGGCGCAGACATAGCAGCAAGTGCAGCCAAGGCATTTCAACTACTTGCAACTGAGTCTGAATCCACCCTCAATACAAAAAATGACATCCGTCGCGTTCAAGAAATTAATTGCCTTATCTACGGCAATAATCCAAACAAGTACAAAGAGCTACTCGCCGACTTACCTGTAAACAGTGACGCCATCTGTCCGCCACGTTTTCGCAAGTACCACAAGCAGTGGGAACAAATTTTCAACATTCCATTGCCAGATTAA
- a CDS encoding tetratricopeptide repeat protein has product MSTPKKPEHALIINGNSAEAALDRKMLFRIGIRSALIVDSVSGTFRSLSKAQSGEIESFDLIICGAQMKDGDAQYLIDKLKSIRAQIAIPVLAVATSPTKDFVMRTLTLGYSSFLARPYTMDGLVQQVIHAVRNTYGAAIPAASQPSGDAKAAQNPLEPEPDTAETLCERGKKLLKNHHWDSALETFSQAIALNPRHGAAYVGRAKAWKGKRDTEQYVQELNTAGDIFMAQHDYEGASNALKPLYDSFEKENPLYTTAKSLLQEGDFENAASAYLHGEKLSPGVHLHQQISRACMFTRAPQHAAKNICKKIYEQGHEEKAKLLYKRIVGAPARRHPSRPKKVKWLDSYPALSEVVSVAKYSYQTYQALQHP; this is encoded by the coding sequence ATGAGCACACCCAAAAAACCTGAACATGCACTCATCATCAACGGAAACAGTGCTGAGGCAGCATTAGATAGAAAAATGCTCTTCCGCATTGGAATCCGCAGTGCACTGATTGTAGATTCTGTCTCTGGAACGTTCCGTTCGTTATCCAAGGCACAATCAGGTGAAATTGAATCATTCGACCTGATAATCTGCGGTGCTCAGATGAAAGATGGCGATGCTCAGTACTTAATAGATAAGCTCAAAAGTATCAGAGCTCAAATAGCTATTCCTGTTCTCGCAGTTGCAACTTCCCCGACAAAAGATTTTGTGATGCGCACCTTGACTCTGGGGTACTCATCCTTTTTAGCCCGCCCGTACACGATGGACGGACTTGTACAACAGGTAATCCATGCAGTGCGTAACACTTACGGTGCAGCAATCCCTGCGGCTTCACAACCGAGTGGCGACGCAAAAGCAGCACAAAATCCTCTTGAGCCGGAACCGGACACAGCGGAAACTCTTTGCGAACGCGGCAAAAAACTGCTGAAGAACCATCATTGGGATAGTGCTCTTGAGACTTTCTCGCAGGCTATTGCTCTGAATCCACGACATGGTGCCGCCTATGTTGGACGCGCTAAGGCATGGAAAGGTAAACGAGATACTGAACAGTACGTGCAGGAACTTAATACAGCTGGTGATATTTTCATGGCGCAGCATGACTATGAAGGTGCTTCCAATGCGCTCAAGCCGCTCTATGATTCGTTTGAAAAAGAAAATCCTTTGTACACCACCGCAAAGTCTCTTCTTCAAGAAGGCGATTTTGAAAATGCCGCATCTGCTTATTTACACGGGGAGAAATTAAGCCCCGGTGTACATCTGCATCAACAAATTTCCCGAGCCTGTATGTTTACTAGAGCTCCACAACATGCTGCTAAAAATATATGTAAGAAAATTTACGAGCAGGGGCACGAAGAAAAAGCAAAGCTTTTATATAAGAGAATCGTAGGTGCTCCAGCCCGGCGGCATCCCTCGAGACCGAAAAAGGTAAAATGGCTGGACAGCTATCCCGCATTATCTGAAGTCGTCTCTGTCGCTAAGTATAGCTACCAAACATATCAGGCACTTCAGCACCCTTAA
- a CDS encoding bifunctional nuclease family protein, translated as MVRMEVAGLSLDKKTRAPILMLKDPAGEKMLNIWIGAMEAMAISIFLNQVDVPRPLTHDLMLKSIEELGAQLLGVDIIRVENGTYFAELDVDMDGKRSRIDCRPSDGVALALRAGIPILVSQSVLDAVGTGPDNSPQPNDLATDGAAQMMRSAQNDRQSQNDSRRIAQAAEQKRDDDSLADLLKKMQPDTKYKM; from the coding sequence ATGGTAAGAATGGAAGTCGCCGGACTTTCGCTGGATAAGAAAACTCGAGCTCCCATACTCATGCTGAAAGATCCAGCAGGCGAAAAAATGCTGAATATCTGGATCGGTGCAATGGAGGCCATGGCTATTTCCATCTTCCTGAACCAGGTAGATGTTCCACGCCCCCTGACGCATGACCTAATGCTCAAGAGCATAGAAGAACTAGGTGCCCAATTATTGGGAGTAGATATTATTCGCGTTGAAAATGGAACTTATTTTGCGGAACTGGATGTCGACATGGATGGCAAACGCAGCCGTATAGACTGCAGACCATCCGACGGTGTTGCACTAGCTTTACGCGCCGGTATCCCAATTCTGGTATCGCAGTCTGTTCTGGATGCGGTTGGCACTGGACCAGATAATTCTCCACAACCGAATGATCTTGCAACAGATGGTGCAGCGCAGATGATGCGCTCTGCCCAGAACGACCGGCAGTCACAAAACGACTCAAGACGCATTGCACAGGCGGCAGAACAAAAAAGAGATGATGACTCTCTAGCCGACCTGCTCAAAAAAATGCAGCCGGATACAAAATACAAAATGTAA
- a CDS encoding heavy-metal-associated domain-containing protein, translating to MATLKVSGMKGPDCAATISEVVKTVDGIEVVNVNYATGEVTYGPTECVDPDLIEEMIKEAGYEPEDS from the coding sequence ATGGCAACATTAAAAGTATCCGGAATGAAGGGACCTGATTGTGCTGCTACTATTTCTGAAGTTGTAAAAACTGTTGATGGAATTGAAGTAGTGAACGTGAACTATGCTACAGGTGAAGTAACCTATGGCCCAACAGAGTGTGTTGACCCTGACCTCATTGAAGAGATGATTAAAGAAGCTGGCTATGAGCCAGAGGATAGCTAG
- a CDS encoding ferritin-like domain-containing protein, with the protein MASFFRANEIAKFAVEIEKKGREFYLRLEKAAQTPETCELFHYLAVEETKHQKIFQSLQDRLGEIELPAWATNEEYGSYIQGLIESHALFSDQAVERRMAAMEDEKEAIRMAMSFEKDSILFFVEMESFVPDSEKEAVRECIQEERLHLIRLQNMYTKL; encoded by the coding sequence ATGGCGAGTTTTTTCCGAGCTAATGAAATAGCCAAGTTTGCAGTGGAAATAGAAAAGAAAGGCCGAGAATTTTATCTACGTTTGGAAAAGGCCGCCCAGACTCCTGAGACTTGCGAACTTTTCCATTACTTAGCAGTTGAGGAAACGAAGCACCAAAAAATTTTCCAATCCCTTCAAGACAGACTTGGGGAAATTGAACTTCCTGCATGGGCTACTAACGAAGAGTACGGTTCTTACATTCAAGGACTGATAGAATCCCACGCTCTTTTCTCCGACCAAGCAGTTGAAAGACGTATGGCTGCCATGGAAGACGAAAAAGAGGCCATAAGAATGGCAATGAGCTTTGAAAAGGACAGCATCCTATTTTTCGTTGAAATGGAATCCTTTGTGCCGGACTCTGAAAAAGAAGCTGTTCGGGAATGCATTCAAGAAGAAAGGCTCCATCTAATCAGATTACAAAACATGTACACAAAGCTATAG